A genomic stretch from Lysobacter ciconiae includes:
- a CDS encoding c-type cytochrome: MTIRKTLAIAPAVLSCIAVIALSACSQSPADPSRSSSAGLPQGFVAAGEQLANAKGAATGQSCIDCHGPDGNAPIDSTYPVIGGQYPDYLAHALQTYRDGSRDHVMMSMQAKALTDQQIADLSAYFGSRPSKLVNLTGSHRK, translated from the coding sequence ATGACGATCCGCAAAACCCTCGCCATCGCCCCTGCGGTCCTTTCCTGCATTGCCGTGATTGCGCTGTCCGCGTGCTCGCAGTCGCCTGCCGACCCGTCGCGATCCTCGTCGGCTGGCCTGCCGCAGGGCTTCGTCGCGGCCGGCGAGCAACTGGCCAATGCCAAGGGCGCGGCAACCGGCCAGTCGTGCATCGACTGCCACGGCCCGGACGGCAACGCACCCATCGATTCGACCTACCCGGTCATTGGCGGACAGTATCCCGACTACCTGGCGCACGCGTTGCAGACCTACCGCGACGGCAGCCGCGACCACGTGATGATGTCGATGCAGGCCAAGGCGCTTACCGACCAGCAGATCGCCGACCTGTCGGCGTATTTCGGTTCCCGTCCCAGCAAACTGGTCAACCTGACCGGCTCCCACAGGAAGTAG
- a CDS encoding c-type cytochrome, which translates to MRLLTIAAALALSLATAPAVAQESADAAARTQNGYELTYTCQGCHGIDGYKNAYPNYHVPKLGGQSVDYLVNALTAYQTGTRTHPTMRAQAQGFSDQDIADIAAFLSNVK; encoded by the coding sequence ATGCGACTGCTGACCATTGCCGCTGCCCTGGCGCTGAGCCTCGCCACGGCCCCTGCCGTCGCGCAGGAGTCCGCCGACGCGGCTGCGCGCACCCAGAACGGCTACGAGCTGACCTACACCTGCCAAGGCTGCCACGGCATCGACGGCTACAAGAACGCGTACCCGAACTACCACGTACCAAAGCTGGGCGGGCAGTCCGTGGATTATCTGGTCAACGCGCTCACCGCCTACCAGACCGGCACCCGGACGCATCCGACCATGCGCGCGCAGGCCCAGGGCTTTTCCGACCAGGACATCGCCGACATCGCCGCCTTTCTGTCCAACGTCAAGTAG
- a CDS encoding efflux RND transporter periplasmic adaptor subunit codes for MQHRANSSGTAWFRSCAYLLVCVLLLSACKGGAGGAGKEGDAEETEAVTVEVAPVQKRLMAASYTGTAPLEASVEAQVVAKTSGVALKVLVSEGDTVRAGQTLVRLDSDRARLQVAQTASQVGKLRNQFERAQKLAAEQLIAAADYDQIRYDLANAQAANRMANLELSYADVKAPINGVVASVPPKAGNFIQINTPIVRIVDISTLEATLNVPERELATMSAGLPVSLAVDALPGKTFTGVVERISPVVDSGSGTFRVIARFDSEGALQAGMFGRISINYGQRADAMVVPRNALLEGEGDPAVFVLEGDKVRRAAIQTGYSDGSWVEVLDGLSPNDRVVVAGKTTLRDGSAVTVIDTGAPPPAPAVPAASATEQ; via the coding sequence ATGCAACATCGCGCCAATTCCAGCGGCACTGCCTGGTTTCGCAGCTGCGCTTACCTGCTTGTGTGTGTCCTGCTGCTTTCGGCCTGCAAGGGCGGCGCCGGCGGGGCGGGCAAGGAAGGCGATGCGGAGGAGACCGAGGCCGTCACCGTCGAGGTCGCGCCCGTGCAGAAGCGCTTGATGGCCGCAAGCTACACCGGCACCGCGCCGCTGGAGGCGTCGGTGGAGGCCCAGGTGGTGGCCAAGACGTCCGGGGTGGCGCTGAAAGTGCTGGTGTCGGAGGGCGACACGGTGCGCGCCGGTCAGACCTTGGTGCGGCTCGATTCCGATCGCGCGCGGCTGCAGGTGGCGCAGACCGCCTCGCAGGTCGGCAAGCTGCGCAACCAATTCGAGCGCGCCCAGAAGCTGGCCGCCGAGCAGTTGATCGCCGCCGCCGACTACGACCAGATCCGCTACGACCTGGCCAACGCACAGGCGGCCAACCGCATGGCGAACCTGGAGCTGTCCTACGCGGACGTGAAAGCGCCAATCAACGGCGTGGTGGCCTCGGTTCCGCCCAAGGCGGGCAACTTCATCCAGATCAATACGCCGATCGTGCGGATCGTGGACATTTCGACCCTGGAAGCGACCCTGAACGTGCCCGAGCGTGAACTGGCGACGATGAGCGCGGGCCTGCCGGTCTCACTCGCGGTGGATGCGCTGCCGGGCAAGACGTTCACCGGCGTGGTGGAGCGCATATCGCCAGTGGTGGATTCGGGCAGCGGCACCTTCCGCGTCATCGCCCGGTTCGACAGCGAGGGCGCCCTGCAGGCGGGCATGTTCGGACGCATCAGCATCAACTACGGCCAGCGCGCCGACGCCATGGTCGTTCCGCGCAACGCGCTGCTGGAAGGGGAGGGCGATCCAGCGGTGTTCGTCCTGGAAGGCGACAAGGTACGCCGTGCCGCCATCCAGACCGGCTACAGCGACGGCAGCTGGGTCGAGGTCCTGGACGGGCTTTCCCCCAACGACCGCGTGGTGGTGGCGGGCAAGACGACGCTGCGCGATGGCAGCGCGGTAACCGTCATCGATACGGGTGCACCGCCGCCGGCCCCGGCAGTCCCGGCCGCTTCCGCCACCGAACAGTAA
- a CDS encoding efflux RND transporter permease subunit has product MSDLKQTAPAVPGAHPQRNFSLVEFSTRRRVTVAMVTLTFVLFGLIALGNLKVNLLPDLSYPTLTVRTEYTGAAPTEIETLITEPVEEAVGVVKGLRKLKSVSRTGQSDVVLEFAWGTDMDKAGLEVRDKMESLQLPLEAKPPVLLRFNPSTEPIIRVALSSKAEGDELRQLALLRQYADDDLKKKLEPVLGVAAVKVGGGLEDEIQVLVDQQKLAQLNLPISTVTQRLGQENINISGGRLEEGSQRYLVRTVNQFSSVDQIRDLLVTTSTGGSDAAAEAAMQMARVAAASGSADAMAAAASVQSASSGNASTVAGGKPVRLKDIAEIVQGHKEREAIIRLDGREAVELAIYKEGDANTVATADAIHERLESIRKQVPADIDLTVIDDQSTFIRNAISDVKMDAVIGGMLAILVIFLFLRDGWSTFVIGLSLPISIITTFFFMGQLGLSLNVMSLGGLALATGLVVDDSIVVLESIAKARERGLGILQAAITGTAEVSMAVVASTLTTVAVFLPLVFVEGIAGQLFRDQALTVAIAIGISLAVAMTLIPMLSALRGRPSESLPEEPPHPQWQPSRTWQKPVAATRRGVGAGVGGALFGIAWVFVRMWRGVSAVVGPVMRKASDLAMAPYARAERGYRKLLPAAMGRPVFVLGSAAAAFALALLLVPMLGADLIPQLAQDRFDMTVKLPPGTPLRETDALVQSLQKKHAGTEGIHAIYGVSGSGTRLDASPTDSGDNVGKLSIVMSNGGSDRLEASMSGALRQSMRDHPSAQVDFSRPELFSFSMPLEIELAGPDLETIRKAGQKMAALLRANPHYTDVSSTVEQGFPEIQILFDQQRAAAFGLTTRQIADAVVSKVRGDVATRYSFRDRKIDVLVRLKEEERGSVDDIRNLIINAGGKTVQLGSVAEVVSTTGPSEIHRADQVRVAVVSSNLQGIDLGSAVLEVQKLVADNPLGAEVQMHIGGQGEELGDSLRSLLFAFGLAIFLVYLVMASQFESLLHPFVILFTIPLAMVGAVLALLLTRSPVSVVVFIGLILLVGLVTKNAIILIDKVNQLREAGVAKREALLQGAQSRLRPIVMTTLSTLFGFLPLALAFGEGAEVRSPMAITVIGGLLVSTLLTLIVIPVVYDLLDRRPDEYYRHRARRGEDIPPAGEAYPEPVA; this is encoded by the coding sequence ATGAGCGACCTCAAGCAGACCGCGCCGGCCGTGCCCGGGGCGCACCCGCAGCGCAACTTCAGCCTGGTCGAATTCTCGACCCGGCGCCGGGTCACGGTGGCGATGGTGACCCTTACTTTTGTGCTGTTCGGCTTGATCGCGCTCGGCAACCTGAAGGTCAACCTGTTGCCGGACCTGAGCTACCCGACGCTGACGGTACGTACCGAATACACAGGTGCGGCCCCGACCGAGATCGAGACGCTGATCACCGAGCCGGTCGAAGAGGCCGTGGGCGTGGTGAAAGGACTGCGCAAGCTCAAGTCGGTCTCGCGGACCGGGCAGAGCGACGTCGTGCTCGAGTTCGCCTGGGGCACCGACATGGACAAGGCCGGGCTGGAGGTGCGCGACAAGATGGAGTCGCTGCAGCTGCCGCTGGAGGCCAAGCCGCCCGTGCTGCTGCGCTTCAATCCGTCCACCGAGCCGATCATCCGCGTCGCCCTGTCGTCCAAGGCCGAAGGCGATGAGTTGCGCCAACTGGCCCTGCTGCGCCAGTACGCCGACGATGACCTGAAGAAGAAGCTCGAGCCGGTGCTCGGCGTGGCCGCGGTGAAGGTGGGCGGCGGGCTGGAGGACGAGATCCAGGTGCTGGTGGACCAGCAGAAACTGGCGCAGCTCAACCTGCCGATCTCCACCGTGACCCAGCGCCTGGGCCAGGAGAACATCAACATCTCCGGCGGCCGGCTGGAGGAAGGTTCACAGCGCTACCTGGTGCGGACGGTCAACCAGTTCTCCAGCGTCGACCAGATCCGCGATTTGCTGGTGACCACCAGCACCGGAGGCAGCGACGCGGCCGCCGAAGCCGCGATGCAGATGGCGCGCGTGGCCGCGGCGTCGGGCTCGGCCGATGCGATGGCCGCGGCGGCGTCGGTGCAAAGCGCGTCCTCGGGAAATGCCAGCACGGTTGCCGGCGGAAAGCCGGTGCGCTTGAAGGACATCGCCGAGATCGTCCAGGGCCACAAGGAGCGCGAAGCGATCATCCGCCTGGATGGCCGCGAAGCCGTCGAGCTGGCGATCTACAAGGAGGGCGATGCCAACACCGTGGCGACCGCCGACGCGATCCACGAGCGGCTCGAATCCATCCGCAAGCAGGTGCCGGCCGACATCGACCTGACCGTCATTGACGACCAGTCCACCTTCATCCGCAACGCGATCAGCGACGTCAAGATGGACGCGGTGATCGGCGGGATGCTGGCGATTCTGGTGATCTTCCTGTTCCTGCGCGATGGCTGGAGCACGTTCGTCATCGGCCTGTCGTTGCCGATCTCGATCATCACGACGTTCTTCTTCATGGGCCAGCTGGGCCTGAGCCTCAACGTGATGTCGCTGGGCGGGCTGGCGCTGGCGACGGGGCTCGTGGTGGATGACTCGATCGTGGTGCTGGAGTCGATTGCCAAGGCGCGCGAACGCGGCCTGGGGATCCTGCAGGCAGCCATTACCGGCACCGCCGAGGTCAGCATGGCGGTGGTGGCCTCGACCCTGACCACGGTGGCGGTGTTCCTGCCGCTGGTGTTCGTGGAAGGCATCGCCGGGCAGCTGTTCCGCGACCAGGCGCTGACGGTTGCCATTGCCATCGGCATCTCGCTTGCGGTGGCGATGACGCTGATTCCGATGCTGAGCGCGCTGCGTGGCCGGCCGTCAGAATCGCTGCCCGAGGAGCCGCCCCATCCGCAGTGGCAACCCAGCCGCACCTGGCAGAAACCGGTGGCGGCTACCCGACGCGGTGTGGGCGCCGGCGTGGGCGGCGCGCTGTTCGGGATTGCGTGGGTGTTCGTGCGCATGTGGCGCGGCGTGTCCGCCGTGGTGGGGCCGGTCATGCGCAAGGCCAGCGATCTGGCCATGGCGCCGTACGCACGTGCCGAGCGCGGTTACCGGAAGCTGCTCCCCGCGGCGATGGGCCGCCCGGTGTTCGTGCTGGGGTCGGCCGCGGCCGCTTTCGCGCTGGCCTTGCTGCTGGTGCCGATGCTTGGCGCGGACCTGATACCGCAGTTGGCTCAGGACCGCTTCGACATGACGGTCAAGCTGCCGCCGGGCACGCCCTTGCGGGAAACCGACGCGCTGGTGCAGAGCCTGCAGAAGAAACACGCGGGCACGGAAGGCATCCATGCAATCTACGGAGTCAGTGGCAGCGGCACGCGGTTGGATGCCAGCCCGACCGACAGCGGCGACAACGTCGGCAAGCTCAGCATCGTGATGAGCAACGGAGGCAGCGACCGGCTCGAGGCGTCGATGTCGGGCGCGTTGCGCCAGAGCATGCGCGACCACCCGTCGGCGCAGGTCGATTTCAGCCGCCCGGAGTTGTTCAGTTTCTCCATGCCGCTGGAGATCGAGCTGGCGGGACCGGACCTGGAGACCATCCGCAAGGCAGGGCAGAAGATGGCCGCCCTTTTGCGGGCCAACCCGCACTACACCGACGTCAGCTCGACCGTCGAGCAGGGCTTTCCGGAGATCCAGATCCTGTTCGACCAGCAGCGGGCGGCCGCGTTCGGCCTCACCACCCGCCAGATCGCGGATGCGGTGGTGTCCAAGGTGCGCGGCGACGTGGCGACGCGCTACAGCTTCCGCGATCGCAAGATCGACGTGCTGGTGCGGCTCAAGGAGGAAGAGCGCGGCTCGGTGGATGACATCCGCAACCTGATCATCAACGCCGGCGGCAAGACGGTGCAGCTGGGCTCGGTGGCCGAGGTGGTCTCCACCACGGGCCCGAGCGAGATCCATCGCGCCGACCAGGTCCGGGTCGCGGTGGTGTCGTCCAACCTGCAGGGCATCGATCTGGGCAGTGCGGTGCTGGAGGTGCAGAAGCTGGTCGCCGACAACCCGCTGGGCGCCGAGGTGCAGATGCATATTGGCGGTCAGGGCGAAGAACTCGGCGATTCCCTGCGGTCGCTGCTGTTCGCGTTCGGGTTGGCCATTTTCCTTGTCTACCTGGTGATGGCCTCGCAGTTCGAATCGCTGCTGCATCCGTTCGTGATCCTGTTCACCATCCCGCTGGCGATGGTCGGCGCGGTGCTGGCGCTTTTGCTGACGCGATCGCCGGTCTCGGTGGTGGTCTTCATCGGGCTGATCCTGCTGGTCGGGCTGGTGACCAAGAACGCGATCATCCTGATCGACAAGGTCAACCAGCTGCGGGAGGCGGGCGTGGCCAAGCGCGAGGCCTTGCTGCAGGGCGCCCAGTCGCGCCTGCGGCCCATCGTGATGACCACGCTGAGCACGCTGTTCGGCTTCCTGCCGCTGGCGTTGGCCTTTGGCGAGGGCGCCGAAGTCCGCTCGCCGATGGCGATCACCGTCATCGGTGGACTGCTGGTATCGACCCTGCTGACCCTGATCGTGATCCCCGTCGTCTACGACCTGTTGGACCGCCGGCCGGACGAGTACTACCGCCATCGCGCCCGGCGCGGTGAGGACATCCCTCCGGCGGGCGAGGCCTACCCGGAGCCGGTCGCATGA
- a CDS encoding efflux RND transporter permease subunit has protein sequence MSIAEISLRRPVTTIMLFVSMVAIGLIAAVRLPLEALPDVSAPFVFVQLPYTGSTPEEVERNILRPAEEALATMSDIKGIQGRASADGASIFMMFSDWSRDVEIAASEARERIDAIRGELPDDLRRYFVFKFSTNDQPIMRLRLAGEVDMSGEYDLIEREFKTPLERIPGVAKVDIGGAAANEVEVAIDPDRLVAHGLNLNELTSRLQAANFSVSAGEIEHDGRRLRVQPVGEINQIQQLRELPLNASGLRLGDVANVELGPARLEVGRRLDGRPAVALEVFKERDANLVEVSRLVLAELDRIRTKPSLRGVDFKVIENQGKDVTSSLLELGEAGGIGLLLSIAVLFFFLRHWPSTLMVTLAIPICFVMTLGFMFFVGVSLNVLSLMGLLLAVGMLVDNAVVVVESIYQERERMPDQPVRASIVGTRNVAIALSAGTLCHCIVFVPNLLGEKNNISIFMSQIAITISVSLLASWLVAVSLIPMLSSRMKTPAAVQDQRGIIRRLQTRYARLLRWTLEHRGWSIAGIVLISAISIVPMTQTKFDMFGGGNQRNETSVNYRFSGSYSKDQVSDEVARVEAYLERNREEFRIAQVYSWFSTGSDAGTMITFKDDVADAGALVEAIRKGLPKSARAELAIGDQGNQGGGGGEGLQFQLVGDSTQVLTDLANDVVPLLARQPSLRDVRVDAGDTNNELNVRVDRERAAAFGFSAQEVAQFVGLALRGAQLRDFSRGQTEVPVWVRFAGADEFDIADIAAFTVRSPDGRDVPLLSMVDLDTSAAATQIRRTNRQTALVIKANLADKSTTPEARTAIEQTLAGVAFPAGYGFTFEGSSFQNDAEAVNQMMFNLVIALVMIYVVMAAVFESLVFPSAIMSCVVFSIFGVFWLFWLTGTSFSVMAFIGILVLMGVVVNNGIVMVEHINNLRRRGLSRTDALVEGSRERLRPIMMTMGTAILAMIPISLSDTVVLGGLTYSPMARAVAGGLAFSTVVSLLFLPTIYAILDDMRNATARLTRRARGVPPQLASSHQAAH, from the coding sequence ATGAGCATCGCCGAGATCAGCCTGCGCCGGCCGGTGACGACCATCATGCTGTTCGTGTCGATGGTTGCGATCGGGCTGATCGCCGCCGTGCGCCTCCCGCTGGAGGCGCTGCCGGACGTGTCTGCGCCGTTTGTATTCGTCCAGCTGCCCTACACCGGTTCCACGCCGGAGGAGGTCGAGCGCAACATCCTGCGCCCGGCCGAGGAAGCGCTCGCCACGATGAGCGACATCAAGGGCATCCAGGGCCGCGCGTCGGCCGACGGAGCATCGATATTCATGATGTTTTCGGACTGGAGTCGCGACGTGGAGATCGCCGCCTCGGAGGCGCGCGAGCGGATCGACGCCATCCGCGGCGAGCTTCCCGACGACCTGCGCCGGTATTTCGTCTTCAAGTTCTCCACCAACGATCAGCCGATCATGAGGCTTCGCCTTGCCGGCGAAGTTGACATGAGTGGCGAATACGACCTGATCGAGCGCGAGTTCAAGACGCCGCTGGAGCGGATTCCCGGCGTGGCCAAGGTCGACATCGGCGGGGCGGCGGCCAATGAGGTCGAGGTCGCGATCGACCCGGACCGCCTGGTCGCGCACGGGCTCAACCTCAATGAGCTGACCTCGCGTCTGCAGGCCGCCAACTTCTCCGTGTCGGCCGGTGAGATCGAGCACGACGGTCGGCGCCTGCGCGTGCAACCCGTTGGCGAAATCAACCAGATCCAGCAATTGCGCGAGCTTCCGCTCAACGCCAGCGGTCTCCGGCTGGGCGACGTGGCCAACGTTGAGTTGGGACCGGCGCGGCTGGAGGTCGGCCGGCGCCTGGACGGTCGCCCGGCGGTGGCGCTGGAGGTGTTCAAGGAACGCGATGCGAACCTGGTGGAAGTCTCGCGTCTGGTGCTGGCCGAACTGGACCGGATCCGCACCAAACCCAGCCTGCGCGGCGTCGACTTCAAGGTGATCGAGAATCAGGGCAAGGACGTCACCAGCTCGCTGCTGGAGTTGGGCGAGGCCGGCGGCATCGGCCTGCTGCTGTCGATCGCGGTGCTGTTCTTCTTCCTGCGTCATTGGCCGTCCACGCTGATGGTGACGCTGGCCATCCCGATCTGCTTCGTGATGACGCTGGGATTCATGTTCTTCGTCGGTGTCAGCCTCAATGTGCTCAGCCTGATGGGCCTGCTGCTGGCGGTCGGCATGCTGGTCGACAACGCGGTGGTGGTGGTGGAGAGCATCTACCAGGAGCGCGAGCGGATGCCCGATCAACCCGTTCGAGCGTCCATTGTCGGCACCCGCAACGTCGCCATCGCACTGTCGGCCGGCACGTTGTGCCACTGCATCGTCTTCGTGCCCAACCTGCTGGGCGAGAAGAACAACATCAGCATCTTCATGTCGCAGATCGCGATCACCATCTCGGTGTCGCTGCTGGCATCGTGGCTGGTCGCGGTAAGCCTGATCCCGATGCTGTCATCGCGGATGAAGACGCCCGCGGCCGTGCAGGACCAGCGCGGCATCATCCGTCGCCTGCAAACCCGCTACGCCCGCCTGCTGCGCTGGACGCTGGAACACCGAGGCTGGAGCATCGCCGGCATCGTGCTGATCAGCGCCATCAGCATCGTGCCGATGACGCAGACCAAGTTCGACATGTTCGGCGGCGGCAACCAGCGCAATGAGACATCGGTCAATTACCGCTTCAGCGGCAGCTACAGCAAGGACCAGGTGTCCGACGAAGTGGCCCGGGTCGAGGCGTACCTGGAGCGCAACCGCGAGGAGTTCCGGATCGCCCAGGTCTATTCGTGGTTCAGCACCGGCAGCGACGCGGGCACGATGATCACCTTCAAGGACGACGTCGCCGATGCGGGGGCGCTGGTGGAGGCGATCCGCAAGGGCCTGCCCAAGTCCGCCCGCGCCGAGCTCGCCATCGGCGACCAGGGCAACCAGGGTGGCGGGGGCGGTGAGGGCCTGCAGTTCCAGCTTGTCGGTGATTCCACCCAGGTGCTGACCGACCTGGCCAACGACGTCGTCCCTCTGCTGGCCCGCCAGCCGTCGTTGCGCGATGTGCGGGTGGATGCGGGCGATACCAACAACGAGCTCAACGTGCGCGTGGACCGCGAACGCGCGGCCGCCTTCGGCTTCAGCGCACAGGAAGTGGCGCAGTTCGTCGGACTGGCACTGCGCGGTGCGCAACTGCGCGACTTCAGCCGGGGCCAGACCGAGGTGCCGGTGTGGGTCCGGTTTGCCGGCGCGGATGAGTTCGACATTGCCGATATCGCCGCCTTCACCGTGCGCTCGCCGGACGGGCGCGATGTCCCCCTGCTGAGCATGGTCGATCTGGACACCAGCGCCGCGGCGACCCAGATCCGGCGCACCAACCGGCAGACGGCGCTGGTGATCAAGGCCAACCTGGCCGACAAGTCGACCACGCCCGAAGCCCGCACGGCCATCGAGCAGACCCTTGCCGGCGTGGCGTTTCCGGCCGGCTACGGCTTCACCTTCGAGGGCAGTTCCTTCCAGAACGATGCCGAGGCGGTGAACCAGATGATGTTCAACCTGGTCATCGCGCTGGTCATGATCTATGTCGTGATGGCGGCGGTGTTCGAGTCGCTGGTGTTTCCGTCGGCGATCATGAGTTGCGTGGTGTTCTCGATCTTCGGCGTGTTCTGGCTGTTCTGGCTGACCGGCACGTCGTTCTCGGTGATGGCCTTCATCGGCATCCTGGTGTTGATGGGCGTGGTGGTGAACAACGGCATCGTGATGGTCGAGCACATCAACAACCTGCGCCGGCGCGGGCTGTCGCGCACCGATGCGCTGGTGGAGGGCAGTCGGGAGCGCCTGCGTCCGATCATGATGACCATGGGCACGGCGATCCTGGCGATGATCCCGATCTCGCTGAGCGACACGGTGGTGCTGGGCGGACTGACCTATTCGCCGATGGCACGCGCGGTGGCTGGCGGCCTGGCGTTCTCCACCGTGGTCAGCCTGCTGTTCCTGCCGACGATCTACGCGATCCTGGACGACATGCGCAACGCCACGGCGCGCCTGACCCGGCGTGCGCGCGGGGTTCCGCCGCAGCTGGCGTCGTCCCACCAGGCTGCACACTGA
- a CDS encoding TraB/GumN family protein produces the protein MSDTPLAATADFLHGQPHEVVERDGVRFTLLGTAHVSQASVDAVRDAIGSGRFDAVAVELDEARLQALSDTDSMAKLDLVKVIRTGKTAMFAANLALAAYQRRLAEQLGVEPGAELKRAVLEARAREMPVHLIDRDVGLTFKRASARLGFWDRAKLGGGLLAGLLADDEVGAEEIEKLKQGDMLEASFNEFASESPAVYETVIAERDRYMAARLREIREDTNNDGSREVLAVVGAGHLQGLARHLREETAPAGAIREELESIAPKSTIPWFTIILSTVVIGGFAWGFWQGGIDVGSDLLLQWILATGLLGALGCAIAGGHPLSILVAFVASPITPLHPALASGTLSALTEAWIRKPTYADFMALRADVQTVRGWWRNRVSRVLLNFFLTSLGTAIGVWTGGLKMLGTLFG, from the coding sequence ATGAGCGATACCCCACTGGCGGCCACCGCCGATTTCCTGCATGGCCAGCCGCACGAGGTCGTCGAGCGCGACGGCGTCCGCTTCACGCTGCTGGGCACGGCGCATGTATCGCAGGCCAGCGTGGACGCGGTGCGCGATGCGATCGGCAGCGGCCGCTTCGACGCCGTCGCCGTGGAACTCGACGAAGCGCGGCTGCAGGCGCTGTCGGACACCGATTCGATGGCCAAGCTGGACCTGGTGAAGGTGATCCGCACCGGCAAGACCGCGATGTTCGCCGCCAACCTGGCGCTCGCGGCCTACCAGCGCCGGCTCGCCGAGCAACTGGGCGTGGAGCCGGGGGCGGAGCTCAAGCGGGCCGTGCTGGAGGCGCGGGCGCGGGAGATGCCGGTGCACCTTATCGACCGGGACGTCGGCCTGACCTTCAAGCGCGCATCCGCCCGGCTCGGCTTCTGGGACCGGGCCAAACTCGGTGGCGGCCTGCTGGCGGGACTGCTGGCCGATGACGAGGTCGGCGCAGAGGAAATCGAGAAGCTGAAACAGGGCGACATGCTCGAGGCCAGCTTCAACGAGTTCGCCAGTGAAAGCCCGGCGGTGTACGAGACCGTCATCGCCGAGCGCGACCGCTACATGGCCGCGCGCCTGCGCGAAATCCGCGAGGACACCAACAACGACGGTTCCCGCGAGGTGCTGGCCGTGGTCGGCGCGGGACACCTGCAAGGGCTGGCCAGGCACTTGCGCGAGGAAACCGCCCCTGCCGGCGCGATCCGCGAGGAGCTCGAGTCCATCGCGCCCAAGAGCACCATCCCGTGGTTCACCATCATCCTGTCGACGGTGGTGATCGGCGGATTCGCCTGGGGCTTCTGGCAGGGCGGGATCGATGTGGGTTCCGACCTGCTGCTGCAATGGATCCTGGCCACCGGCCTGCTCGGCGCGCTGGGTTGCGCGATAGCCGGCGGCCATCCGCTGAGCATCCTGGTGGCGTTCGTCGCCTCGCCGATCACCCCGCTCCACCCTGCCCTGGCGTCCGGCACCCTGAGCGCGCTGACCGAGGCGTGGATACGCAAGCCGACCTATGCCGACTTCATGGCCCTTCGCGCCGACGTGCAGACGGTGCGCGGCTGGTGGCGAAACCGCGTGTCGCGGGTGCTGCTGAACTTCTTCCTCACCAGCCTCGGTACCGCGATCGGCGTGTGGACCGGCGGCTTGAAGATGCTGGGCACGCTGTTTGGCTGA
- a CDS encoding carbon-nitrogen hydrolase, with amino-acid sequence MKTRTLPVALIQDRAVIDRGAGNAEANLAQIEERVAQAATDGARLVLLQEIHNGPYFCQHESVDEFDLAEPIPGPSTDRLGRLAAKHKVVIVSSLFERRAAGLYHNTAVVLEADGSIAGKYRKMHIPDDPGFYEKFYFTPGDMGFEPIDTSVGRLGVLVCWDQWYPEAARLMALAGAELLLYPTAIGYDPDDDQAEKDRQRESWIVSHRGHAVANGLPVLSCNRVGHEPSPLGAAGVDFWGHSHVLGPQGEFLAVAGDGPEILMAEVDLQRSEDVRRIWPFLRDRRIDAYDDLLKRYRD; translated from the coding sequence ATGAAAACCAGGACCCTCCCCGTTGCGCTGATCCAGGATCGCGCCGTCATCGACCGCGGCGCCGGCAACGCCGAGGCCAATCTGGCGCAGATCGAAGAGCGCGTCGCCCAGGCCGCCACCGATGGCGCGCGTCTGGTCCTGCTGCAGGAGATCCACAACGGCCCGTACTTCTGCCAGCACGAGTCGGTGGACGAGTTCGATCTCGCCGAACCGATTCCCGGACCCAGCACCGACCGCCTCGGCCGCCTGGCTGCCAAGCACAAGGTCGTGATCGTCAGCTCGCTGTTCGAGCGCCGCGCGGCCGGGCTGTACCACAACACCGCCGTGGTGCTGGAGGCCGACGGCAGCATCGCCGGCAAGTACCGCAAGATGCACATTCCCGACGATCCGGGCTTCTACGAGAAGTTCTACTTCACCCCGGGCGATATGGGTTTTGAGCCGATCGACACGTCCGTCGGCCGCCTCGGCGTGCTCGTGTGCTGGGACCAGTGGTACCCGGAGGCTGCCCGCCTGATGGCGCTGGCGGGCGCCGAACTGCTGCTCTACCCCACCGCAATCGGCTACGACCCCGATGACGACCAGGCCGAGAAAGACCGCCAGCGCGAGTCCTGGATCGTGAGCCACCGTGGACACGCGGTCGCCAACGGCCTGCCCGTGTTGAGCTGTAACCGCGTGGGCCATGAGCCTTCCCCGCTGGGCGCTGCCGGGGTCGACTTCTGGGGTCACAGCCACGTGCTCGGCCCGCAGGGCGAGTTCCTGGCAGTGGCCGGCGACGGTCCGGAAATCCTGATGGCCGAGGTCGACCTGCAGCGCAGCGAGGACGTGCGACGGATCTGGCCGTTCCTGCGCGACCGGCGCATCGACGCCTACGACGATCTGCTCAAGCGCTATCGCGATTGA